A portion of the Cryptomeria japonica chromosome 5, Sugi_1.0, whole genome shotgun sequence genome contains these proteins:
- the LOC131056554 gene encoding glutamate receptor 2.9-like, which produces MRLKECKAVIDHDAQMVGTMFAIILLSNLCFSIEADHNVHVGAIVDFDTLVGKVAKTAIELAVQDVNNDPKLLNGVRLLLHMRDGQENSLRAASAAVDLLKDEAVAIIGPQTSQVSEFVSDVGDAGTVPIVSFSATSPLLSNSRFPYFARMARSDALQMKAIAALSRVFVAHMNAPLGLKLFAEAHEIGMMGSGYVWIATDGFTSLLDTLLNDSTMASMEGIVGVKTYVPNSGKLKDFTKRWKRKFRAENPDEDYAQTELNLYGLLAYDSLLMVARAVAKLTSNNTLTRFNFLKPSSPPLALGNETDLTRIRVFQQGQRLLQHILEISFTGLSGDVRLKNGELSGSTYEMVNVVGKSYRCIGYWTEENQVLSRVLPLPPYSTLESLKAVIWPGGGTQIPRGWAIPTITKRLRIGVPVKDGFGEFVTVNYDKSRNQSIVTGFCKDVFDAVLRRLDYALQYDLIPYETDTSDNLVYQVYRNKFDALVGDITILANRSNYVDFTYPFTETGMVMVVPITTGRGNNPWAFLLPFTADLWCATVAFFIFTGVVVWLLERRINADFSGDAYTQVITILWYKLMLSAREKIKRNSSRIVIIIWLFVVLILMSNYTANLTSIHTVQQMTPTITSVESVRNKGVAVGYQTGSFVGEYLQQHFGISKMKLKFYSTPQEYAEALTKGPNNGGVAAVFDEIPYIRLFLSKQCGYIIVGPTYRTGGLGFVFPKGSPLLSDISRALLSVSEDKEMQKIEAMYFNDTVCGSPGAAADSNRLSIYSFWGLFLITGSVSLIALIEFFCRPVYENMWTLKYFINILVYNILNSRSSSTAPSGNSVTVSPSVVPTNGVLT; this is translated from the exons ATGAGGTTGAAGGAGTGCAAGGCAGTCATTGATCACGATGCGCAGATGGTAGGGACAATGTTTGCTATCATTTTGCTCTCAAATCTATGCTTTTCAATCGAAGCCGATCACAATGTTCATGTAGGGGCTATTGTGGACTTTGATACTTTGGTGGGGAAGGTGGCCAAAACTGCTATTGAATTAGCCGTGCAGGACGTGAATAATGATCCAAAGCTTCTGAATGGCGTGCGCCTCCTCCTGCATATGCGCGACGGGCAAGAAAATTCACTCCGGGCTGCAAGCGCTG CTGTTGACCTGCTGAAAGACGAAGCAGTAGCAATAATCGGCCCACAAACGTCTCAAGTGTCAGAGTTCGTATCAGATGTGGGAGATGCAGGCACTGTGCCGATTGTGTCCTTCTCTGCTACGAGTCCTCTGCTTTCCAACTCCAGATTTCCTTACTTTGCTCGCATGGCACGGAGCGATGCGTTGCAGATGAAGGCCATTGCAGCCCTC TCCAGAGTCTTCGTTGCTCACATGAATGCCCCTCTTGGATTGAAATTGTTTGCGGAGGCGCATGAGATAGGAATGATGGGTTCGGGTTATGTCTGGATAGCAACGGACGGCTTTACCAGTCTTTTGGATACTCTGCTCAATGATTCCACCATGGCATCCATGGAAGGCATCGTTGGAGTGAAAACTTATGTTCCCAATTCAGGAAAGCTCAAGGATTTCACTAAACGTTGGAAACGAAAATTTAGAGCTGAAAACCCGGATGAGGATTACGCGCAGACAGAGCTCAATCTATACGGTTTATTGGCTTATGACAGCTTGCTGATGGTGGCCAGGGCCGTTGCTAAATTGACATCCAATAATACCCTTACCCGCTTCAACTTCTTGAAGCCTTCTAGTCCTCCACTAGCACTTGGAAATGAAACGGACTTGACAAGAATCAGGGTGTTTCAGCAGGGGCAGCGGCTTTTGCAACACATACTTGAAATTAGCTTTACTGGGCTGAGCGGAGATGTTAGACTTAAAAATGGAGAACTATCAGGGTCTACCTATGAGATGGTAAACGTGGTAGGCAAAAGTTACCGTTGCATTGGTTACTGGACGGAGGAAAATCAAGTTCTGTCCAGGGTTTTACCGCTTCCTCCTTACTCTACTTTAGAAAGTCTTAAGGCAGTGATTTGGCCAGGAGGAGGAACGCAGATTCCACGAGGTTGGGCGATACCAACAATCACCAAAAGGCTTCGAATCGGGGTGCCTGTGAAGGATGGCTTCGGGGAATTCGTTACGGTCAACTATGATAAAAGCCGTAACCAGAGCATTGTCACGGGATTCTGTAAGGATGTATTTGACGCGGTTCTCAGGCGGCTTGATTACGCCTTGCAATATGATCTCATTCCTTATGAAACTGACACCAGTGACAATCTCGTCTATCAAGTTTACCGCAAT AAGTTCGACGCCCTGGTGGGTGATATAACAATTTTGGCGAATCGAAGCAACTATGTGGATTTCACATATCCCTTTACAGAAACTGGCATGGTAATGGTGGTGCCTATTACTACTGGTAGAGGCAATAATCCGTGGGCGTTTCTCCTTCCATTTACTGCCGACTTGTGGTGTGCAACAGTAGCATTTTTCATCTTTACAGGAGTTGTGGTATGGCTCCTTGAGCGTAGAATAAATGCGGACTTTAGTGGAGACGCCTATACCCAAGTGATCACTATTCTATGGTATAAACTAATGTTATCTGCAA GGGAGAAGATCAAGAGGAATTCGAGTCGAATTGTAATTATAATCTGGCTTTTTGTAGTTCTGATATTAATGTCGAACTACACAGCCAATCTCACATCAATCCACACAGTTCAACAAATGACGCCAACGATTACAAGTGTTGAGTCTGTCCGAAACAAAGGAGTTGCAGTAGGCTATCAAACAGGGTCTTTTGTGGGTGAGTATCTGCAACAGCATTTCGGCAtatcaaaaatgaaattgaaattttatTCAACTCCCCAAGAATATGCAGAGGCTCTGACAAAGGGTCCAAATAATGGTGGTGTTGCTGCTGTTTTCGACGAGATCCCGTACATCCGGCTCTTCTTGTCTAAGCAATGCGGATATATCATCGTGGGGCCTACCTACAGAACAGGCGGTCTTGGATTT GTGTTTCCCAAAGGTTCTCCTCTGCTGTCAGACATTTCGAGGGCCCTTTTATCCGTgtcagaggacaaagaaatgcagAAAATTGAAGCGATGTATTTCAATGACACCGTCTGCGGTAGTCCTGGAGCAGCAGCAGATTCCAACAGGTTGAGCATTTATAGCTTTTGGGGGCTGTTTCTTATTACTGGATCCGTATCACTCATAGCCCTCATTGAATTCTTCTGCCGTCCTGTCTACGAAAATATGTGGACACTTAAGTATTTCATAAATATTCTGGTATACAATATACTTAATTCCAGGAGTTCCTCCACTGCTCCAAGTGGAAATTCGGTTACCGTATCCCCGTCTGTTGTCCCTACCAATGGTGTTTTAACATAA
- the LOC131056559 gene encoding embryo-specific protein ATS3A, which translates to MAQLKALLLFLLVIAVAPICSSSPTSTTEKGLNCSYIVNVETSCTAGAGTGDHVSLRFGDSAGNHVLAKHLKEPIEGNQEKPFQWCSSAKFKIEGPCVNQSVCYLYLKRIGADHWRPARARVHSAVDHKPFGPVDTFYFRRFIPSNVWHGYDYCDNFVRREHMHENSAPATSTHAMKYYYDHKQE; encoded by the exons ATGGCCCAGCTTAaggctcttcttctttttcttcttgttatagCTGTTGCACCTATTTGTAGCAGCAGTCCTACTTCAACCACAGAAAAG GGATTGAACTGCTCGTACATTGTGAATGTGGAGACAAGCTGCACTGCAGGAGCAGGCACAGGCGATCATGTAAGCCTTAGATTTGGGGACTCAGCAGGGAACCATGTGTTAGCAAAGCATCTAAAGGAGCCCATTGAAGGAAACCAGGAAAAGCCATTTCAGTGGTGTTCTTCAGCCAAATTTAAGATAGAGGGTCCATGCGTAAACCAAAGCGTATGCTATCTCTACCTTAAAAGGATTGGTGCTGATCATTGGAGGCCTGCTAGAGCTCGTGTCCATTCAGCTGTAGATCATAAGCCATTTGGGCCTGTGGATACCTTCTATTTTCGTAGATTTATTCCTAGCAATGTGTGGCATGGTTATGACTATTGTGACAATTTTGTTAGGAGAGAACACATGCATGAAAACTCGGCTCCTGCAACTTCAACTCATGCAATGAAGTATTATTATGATCACAAGCAAGAGTAA